The DNA sequence ATGTTTTATATACAATTTGTCCTTTTTTAGCCTCTCCTATAAAATCAAGTTCTATAAGTTCTCCCTTTTCTCCTCTATCACTTATTTGATTATTTGATTTTATTATTCTTCCTATAGTTCCTCCCCCTAAATTTATGCCGTCACCTTTTTTAAGAGTATTTTCTAGCATTATTTTTAGACGCTTAGCTTTCCTATTGTAATCTACTACCTTACCAATGTAAAGTCCTACATTATTAGGTCTATTTGAATTCATTATAGACTCTCCAACTTCACCTAATAAGTACCCTTTTGTAAATTTTCTATTGAATATAGTGTACAAGTCATTAATAGTATCATTAGAAACTACTACTTTATTTTCATCCACGTATTTATTTATAGTCTCTCTATAGCTTTTTATTACAGTACCTACATACTCAGGCCTTTTCATTCTACCTTCTATTTTTAGAGAGTGAACTCCAGCATCTATTATTCTATCTATTTCTTCTATTGTATTTAAATCTCTAGGACTTAATAAATACTCTCCATCTGTATTTATCACTTCCCCAGAGTTTATATCTATTAGTTCATATTTTTGTCTGCATGGTTGTGCACATCTACCTCTATTTCCAGATCTATTACCTAACATACTACTCATTAAACATTGTCCAGAGTAACAAACACATAATGCTCCATGTACGAATATCTCTATATCTACATCGCTATTTTTACATATATGTTCAATTTCATCTATGTTAAGTTCTCTTGCTAAAACTACTCTATCAAATCCAATCCCTTGAAGATATAGTGTATCTTCAAGAGAATGAGCTACCATCTGAGTACTTGCATGTAATTCAAAATCTGGAAGCATAGATTTTATTAGTTTAGCCATACCTATATCTTGAAGTATAACTGCATCAATATCTATATCATATAAGTATTTTATATATTCTAAAAAATCATCTATTTCATTTTGCTTTATAAGTGTATTTGCAGTTACAAATACTTTTACATTTCTTATATGAGCATATCTAACGGCTTCTTTTAGTTCTTCCCTATCAAAATTGTTAGCGGATGCTCTAGCACTAAATTCTTTTCCACCTAGATAAACTGCATTTGCTCCGTTTTGAACGGCTGCCTTCAATGCATCAAAACTACCTACAGGCGCTAGTAATTCTGTATTCATAATTACCTCCTTGTTAGTCATTAAAAACTAAAACCTTCAGGTTATTTTTCCTGAAGGTTTTTAAGTATACCATTATTTTAAAAGTTTACCTGAAGCTTTTATATAATTTAACTCTTGTTCTAATTCTATGTTCTTCAACTGTAAATCATATAATTTATTTTGAAAATCTGAAGCTAATTTTTCAGCTATCTCTGTTTTTTCATTAGCTTCATCTAAATTATTCTTCAGTTCTTCTATTTCTTTCTTAAGTAAATTTATTTCTTCTACGTTATTTGCTTTATTATCTAATTCTGATTTTAAAGCATCTATCTCAGATTGTTTTTTACCAAGTTCTTCAACTCTATTATCAAGTTCTAACTTTATTTTTTTCATTTCTAGTTGAACTTCTTGGTTAGGTTTTTCTGCTTTTTTAGCTAATTCTTCATTTGCTTTACTTAGCTTATCATTTTCTTCTGAACATTCAAATAGTAAGTCAGTAACAGTTAAAGCTGATAAAATAGCTACTTGAGATGTACTAAGCAATGGATTTGCTTCTGAAATTCTGCTCATTTCTTCATCTACGTAATGTGCTATTTTTATCATATAGTCTTTAGATTTTTCAGATACCATAGGATATTCAGATCCATGTATCTTTACTGTGACTTTGTTCATCCTAACCCCCCCCTACTTTTATCTTTATTAGTTTGATCTTAAATTCGCATTTAGCCTTTCACTTAGTTCACTTACTATTTTATCATGAACTTTTGCTACTTCTTCATCTGTTAAAGTTTTATCTTTACTTCTATATGTTATTGAGTATGCTATAGATTTATGTCCTTCTTCTATTTGAGCTCCTTTATAAACATCAAATAATTGATAGCTTTCTAATATATCTTCTCCATTTGCTTTTATAATATCTTCTATTTGCTTAACAAATACTTCATCCTTTACTAATAAAGCTATATCTCTTGTAGTTGCAGGATATTTTGGTAATGGATTATATACCTTAGCGTTATTTAAGTTCTCAAATACTAAGTCTACATTAATTTCAGCAATGTACACTCTTTGATTTAAATCGTAGTTTTCAAGTACATCTGGATGTAATTCTCCAAATACACCTATACATATATTATTATACACTAATTTAGCACATCTTCCAGGGTGGAATGTTAAATTTTTAGTTTCAGGTTCTATTTCATATCCACTGAATCCAACATTATTTAATATAGTTTCTACAGCACCTTTTAATGCAAAGAAATCTACATCTTTTCCATACATTCCTATAGATAACTTTTTAGTTTCTACTGGTAATCCTTCTTGTGGTCTAAATGTATTTCCACATTCAAATGCATAAACATCCTCAACTTTATGAGATAAGTTTGTTGAAATCACATCTAGCATATTAGGAATTAATGTAGTTCTCATTACAGAAGTTTCTTCTCCTAATGGATTCATTATTTTAACAAACTCTCTTTTTTCATCATTTTCATCTAAGTTAATTTTATCTACGCCTTTAGGGCTTACAAATGAATATGTTAGTATTTCATTTAGTCCAACAGCAATAGAGTTTGATTTTATTTTATCTATAAACTTTTGATTTTCTGTTTTAACTCCAGCTGTAGCATTTCCTTCTAATGTAGCTGAAGGTATATTGTCATATCCATGTATTCTAGCTATTTCTTCTAATATATCAGCATCTTCTGTTATATCTAATCTAAAACTTGGAACTTCTAATTCTAATTTATCAGAAGATTTTAAGTTACATTTAAACTCTAATCTTTCTAATA is a window from the Paraclostridium sordellii genome containing:
- the zapA gene encoding cell division protein ZapA, whose product is MNKVTVKIHGSEYPMVSEKSKDYMIKIAHYVDEEMSRISEANPLLSTSQVAILSALTVTDLLFECSEENDKLSKANEELAKKAEKPNQEVQLEMKKIKLELDNRVEELGKKQSEIDALKSELDNKANNVEEINLLKKEIEELKNNLDEANEKTEIAEKLASDFQNKLYDLQLKNIELEQELNYIKASGKLLK